The Nicotiana tabacum cultivar K326 chromosome 1, ASM71507v2, whole genome shotgun sequence genome segment ctattttgctgcaacacggaaagttccagcataatatactcgagattggagcacatgtgtatgaactttcagcatattatgctgaaacttcaACTCacggaaagttctagcataatatactggagattggagcacgtGTGCATGAACTTCCAGTATATAATGCTGGatcagtatattatattggaattgcagtatattatgctggaatattttcggattttgaatagtgttttcgttcaaatttatctttatatgaaaagtgactaaatttttattacttttgaaattgtgactatttttcaattatcgcttataaatctggctatttttaaatttcacccGAGATTTTAACGAAGTAATCACATCCTTTGGAGTTTGGTGGTTTGAGTGGTAACTCAGAAAGTCAGAGATAGTCCAAATGTTAACCATCATGCAGTTAGGCATATTTTGTGATGTATGGTGCCAAACCTAGTTTTAGACGATCTTTTTGAGTAGattcttagttttttttttttttttttttttgtttgttttgttgttgttgttgtttatggaTTTCTTCATTTTCAAGCTCTAATCAGATTGTGAATTCTTAAGATAAAACCCATAAGTTATAAGTATTGAAGCATTCATCTAAAACAAGACCAATTTAGACAGGGTTGTAAATTCTTCAAGAAAGAACAAACTTTTACTTTAAGCATGCACGAAAAAACTAGTATAAATTACCCTGTATAGTCGCTCTCAACGTAATAGTCGAAAAAATGtattttttgtatgttatatagaagcttatatactttttcggctaccaaatataaaaaatttctggcggggctaaaagtgataatatgcTAATGTAACCACTTAAACTACCATAGTAATCAAGAAGATGGGATCACTTAATAGGCATTTTTCTTGAGGAAGAGAATTCAAGATGAATGTTTTTTTCATTCGCTATTAGCTGACTAGATGCGTACTTGCGTGATCGATCGATGAATGAGGGAATTGCGTAAATAATGAGACCAACCTAACCAAAGTGTCAAGGCTCTTACCTTTTTTGACGGCGAATCTTGATTAACTGTCATTAGGAACTGATTCAGAGAAAGAAGAAACATGGTATGAGATAAGTGGCAGATCAATTACCGATAACGAATTACTTGACTCGATGGAGGGAGAGTCGTCCAACATGTCAGATGATTGTTGAAAGTTTTGCAGGAGTCAAATCAGGATTTTGACAATTGTCCCTTCATAAAATGTGGGACAAAAAGATAGCCACTAACTTTTATGATTGTCCTAGTCTTTTTGTTTATGCTACAACTCAATGTCTTGTGTTATAAATAACAAAGTATATTGATTGCTTGGTTTGACATATGTTCTTCCTGCAATTTTTGAAGTAGAATAGTGCAATATTCTCCTTTTTTTTAACTGCAATTTCGTTATAACAAATGCATCCATCTATAAATTTCCAAACaaggaaaagcaaaaacaaaGCCATCTGATGAATTGACGAGTAAATAGATCAGACCCGTACACGACCGTTACTCTGTAGCAATAGTGAATCGAATTGCTCCCGTCAACTCTTGGAGTACCATAGTATGTCGGGAATAAGGAGAGACATATTGAGCGTAATGCTATCAATACAATGTCAAACCAAAAACAACTGAACTAAAGGAACACCTTAGATATTGAAACATTATATTGTAGCTATGAACGATTTGGCACAACATTCATCTGTGGCATAATTAATTAGAGATATCCTATTCCTGTAGCAGCCAGAGCCAAGAATTATACAATGATACATTGCAAAACTGTGCTACAATAAATTTACAATAAAATAAACATTATTATCAAAGCTCTTTACAGGATTTTTATCTGTAAGACTGTAAGTATATATGATTTACATGTCTCATTAACCAAACAAGAGAGACATATTTGGTTATCTTCACTCTGCTGATTTGCTTTTACTAAAGCATGATCTTGACCAGCAACTAGATAATAATCCTTTCTTTTTCCTGCATTGAAGGGCAACAATCATGTCTTAGGCTTAGACCAAAACACAATTTTTAGCTTAAAATAACAGAAGGGGAGACTTGTCGTAACCAGTTACTGTCATGTCCACCAGAAGGTTATAGGTTCGAGctgtggaaacaacctcttgcagaaatgcagggtaaggctgcatgCAATAGATTTTTATGGTCCGGTCCTTTCCTGGACTCCgcgcatagcgagagcttagtgcaccgggttgcccttaatattcttttaaattcttttcaaaacTGCATTCTGCTAACTTTCCAAGGCTCTCAACAATGGTCTTATGAAATCTAATTCATAAGGAAAAAACATTAACATGTACAGAATCTGTTTAAGTAATCACTCTCATTAAATTCTTTTCTATTACTGCATTCTGCAAACTTTACTAGACTTCCAATATTGGACTATCCAAATCTAATTATTAAGTGAAAACATTGGAAAATATTTAATAGCTTTCCATTAAAGAAACAGCTAATTTTATTGAAtccccaaaaaaaaataattcttttttctGTTCTGTTTGTCCTAATATACAAACACAAGTCTCCAAAATCTCACTAGTCAATGACTAGTTCAATTTTCCTAGAAATCAGGAACACATAAAGTAAAAAATAACCACAAAAAAAGAGGCAGTGcagtgcactaagctctcgctatgcggggagtccggggaagggccggaccacaagggtctattatacacaaccttaccctgcatttctgccgGAGGTTGTTTCCACGACGAGAAGATAAAAGGATTCATACATTGATCATCAAGAGATAAATTCTAAAGCTAATGTGGATCTTCAAAATGCGGCTGCACCCGTATCGTATCCTTGAAATGCATTACTTTTGGAGAATCCAATACACAACGGTCGgcatttttgaaggatccgaAAAGCACAGTTCTAAGTACCCTAAATTGTGATCTTATTACTGATATTATACTAAGTTATTCAGCAAAATAAATTTCAAGAATCTTACTAAGTCCAATCTCTTGTTCAAATGCTAAAAAAAAGATCAAGAATTAATTCAATAGAGAAATTCATAAATTGAATATACCTGTATTTACTTTTTCTGCTACCACTGCTGCCACTGCTACCACTTCTGTCAGTACTTTCACTATTACTGCTGCCTGTTCTACTACTATCACTCTCACTTGAACAAGAAAATCTCCTTTTCCACCAATCTTTTTCCACATTTTTTGAAGATTTTACTGACCCTTCTGGCTTAGGTGAAACTTTAGTATTAGTTGTTTTTGGTGAATTCTTCAAATTCTTCTTCTTTGACTCCAAAGAAATTGGAAAAAACATCTTTAGAAAAAGGCTCTGATTTTCAAAACTCTCACTTGTAATCAtcttccctttcttatttttattactaTTACTCTCTTGCCTTTGTATGCTCTTCACCCTTTGTTGTACAACTTCTTGTTCTGGACTAGTTGTACTAGTAAAATTTTCCTCCACTTTATTTATTAAGCATTCTTCTTGATCAGATTCCAAGACTCTATTTTGCTCAACAAGATCCTTAAGAGACAACTCATAACAAGATTCAGGCATGTTTTTGACCATTTCCATAAGTTCAAATTGGCCTTTAGCTATAGCTAAAGCTCTAGAGCTAGTTGAATTTGACCGATAATTTGTCGAAATTTGATGGCTATTTTTCCATAAGGGTGGTGAAGAAACACCAGATTTATCACCATAATCAACATGGTTTAAACTTTCTTGAACTCTAAATCGGACACTTTCAACTTCATTTCTAGGCAAATTTCTAAGGTTATAACTGTAATCTGAGGTTGTAACAGGATCAAGAATTGGGATATGATCATTGGGTTTTTGGTTTCTTGGATTAAACATGGCTATTAGATGAAGGGAGTATTTTTTGTGGGGAGAGGAAAAGAGGGGAAGAATGAGGAAAAATATGTGGTGCGATGTGTGTATGAAGAAGAGGAAGTAGTGATGGCATTGTCATAaatgtatttattttttaggTCTATTACACACTTCCCATTCAAAATAATAGGAAAGTTCCTTTTTAATTGTGCCTTGCCTTTTGTATGTTGTTAGGCATCCtataggaaaagaaaaaatacaaacaaTAAATTACCATATTGAATCCATCCTATCCATGTATAAATGTTatttcttcctatttttattaTCTGTCTTTTAAGATTACGTGTATCCTTTTAAAAAGACATAAACTGccttaattataaaaatatttgt includes the following:
- the LOC107801301 gene encoding uncharacterized protein LOC107801301, coding for MFNPRNQKPNDHIPILDPVTTSDYSYNLRNLPRNEVESVRFRVQESLNHVDYGDKSGVSSPPLWKNSHQISTNYRSNSTSSRALAIAKGQFELMEMVKNMPESCYELSLKDLVEQNRVLESDQEECLINKVEENFTSTTSPEQEVVQQRVKSIQRQESNSNKNKKGKMITSESFENQSLFLKMFFPISLESKKKNLKNSPKTTNTKVSPKPEGSVKSSKNVEKDWWKRRFSCSSESDSSRTGSSNSESTDRSGSSGSSGSRKSKYRKKKGLLSSCWSRSCFSKSKSAE